One window of Corynebacterium accolens genomic DNA carries:
- a CDS encoding DNA-formamidopyrimidine glycosylase family protein translates to MPEGDSVLQLSRRLQFMTGREVTGCSVRVPQHATVDLTGTICERVWPYGKHLFMQFDQTIVHTHLKMEGTWAIHYAGDRWRKPGHSARIVLQLAHSPRDIELVGHWLGFVDIFDADQYFSRIAHLGPDILDPDWDREEAVRRLRARPERSIGTALLDQKVVAGIGNEYRAEICFLAGVHPATPVAEVDVEQVVDIGKRIMWANRNSPIRVTTGVRRAGETTYVFGRNRKRCRRCGTIIQKDSLGGVDRGGDEGELERIIWFCPHCQPL, encoded by the coding sequence ATGCCCGAAGGCGATTCCGTCCTACAACTTTCGCGCCGCCTGCAGTTTATGACTGGGCGCGAGGTCACCGGCTGTTCCGTGCGCGTGCCGCAGCACGCCACCGTTGACCTCACCGGCACCATCTGCGAGCGCGTGTGGCCCTATGGCAAGCACCTCTTTATGCAATTCGACCAGACCATCGTGCACACCCACCTAAAAATGGAGGGTACCTGGGCCATCCACTACGCCGGCGACCGCTGGCGCAAGCCCGGCCATAGCGCGCGCATCGTGCTGCAACTGGCCCATTCACCGCGCGATATTGAACTCGTAGGCCACTGGTTGGGCTTTGTCGATATCTTCGACGCGGATCAGTACTTTAGCCGCATCGCGCACCTTGGCCCGGATATCTTGGACCCAGACTGGGACCGTGAGGAAGCGGTGCGCCGCTTGCGCGCGCGACCCGAGCGCAGCATCGGCACGGCGCTTTTGGACCAGAAGGTCGTGGCGGGCATTGGCAATGAATACCGCGCCGAAATCTGCTTCCTCGCCGGCGTTCACCCGGCCACCCCGGTGGCAGAGGTGGATGTGGAACAGGTAGTGGACATCGGCAAGCGCATCATGTGGGCCAACCGGAACTCGCCCATCCGCGTGACCACCGGCGTGCGCCGGGCCGGGGAGACTACCTATGTCTTTGGGCGCAACCGCAAGCGCTGCCGGCGCTGCGGCACCATCATCCAGAAGGATTCCCTGGGCGGCGTTGACCGCGGTGGGGACGAGGGTGAATTAGAGCGCATCATCTGGTTCTGCCCGCACTGCCAGCCGCTCTAA
- a CDS encoding YccF domain-containing protein: MRSLLNLVFNIIWLLSGGIVLALGYFLFGIIACIFIVTIPAGVASFRMGQFALWPFGRSVVEPRKGTGGMSGISNVIWFVIAGLWLSIGHVVTAVIQAITIIGIPVAWANLKMIPVTCFPFGRKVVSSKNIPSGWQPMVKL; this comes from the coding sequence ATGCGATCACTCCTAAATCTTGTATTTAATATCATCTGGTTACTCTCCGGCGGCATCGTTCTTGCGCTGGGCTATTTCCTCTTCGGCATCATCGCCTGCATCTTCATCGTGACGATTCCGGCGGGTGTGGCCTCGTTCCGCATGGGCCAGTTCGCGCTGTGGCCGTTCGGCCGCTCCGTGGTGGAGCCCCGCAAGGGCACCGGCGGGATGTCTGGCATCTCCAATGTCATTTGGTTCGTCATCGCTGGTCTGTGGCTATCCATCGGCCACGTCGTTACCGCCGTCATCCAGGCGATTACCATCATCGGGATCCCCGTTGCCTGGGCCAACCTCAAGATGATTCCAGTGACCTGCTTCCCCTTCGGCCGCAAGGTTGTTAGCTCGAAGAATATCCCGTCCGGCTGGCAGCCCATGGTGAAGCTGTAA
- the pgi gene encoding glucose-6-phosphate isomerase: MDITASSQWKDLVKVYEEKQDMRLRELFAADANRAENYTFDAAGLHVDLSKNLIDEDVLQHLVEVARAADVEGRRDAMFAGEHLNNTEDRAVLHTALRLPVEDDLHVDDQDVAADVHEVLGRMRDFATALRSGSWLGHTGHTIKKVVNIGIGGSDLGPAMAAQALRSYEVAGISAEFVSNVDPADMAATLDGLDAGSTLFIVSSKTFTTQETLTNAHAARRWLIEQFDGDESAVAKHFVAVSTNAEQVEKFGIDTDNMFPFWNWVGGRYSLDSAIGLSLMCTIGPMDFMRFLEGFHAMDEHFRTTPLERNVPVLMGLLGIWYTNFFGAQTHAVLPYSQDLGRFPAYLQQLTMESNGKSVRRDGTAVTTGQTGEIYWGEPGTNGQHAFYQLMHQGTRLIPADFIGFARPKEDFPTADGTGSMHDLLMGNFFAQTKVLAFGKTAEEIATEGVEEDLVPHKVMPGNRPTTTIMAEELTPSTLGALIALYEHIVFTQGIIWDINSFDQWGVELGKQQANDLAPAVSGSQEVDSGDQSTDKLIGWYRANR, encoded by the coding sequence ATGGATATCACCGCATCGTCCCAGTGGAAAGACCTGGTCAAGGTTTATGAAGAAAAGCAGGACATGCGCCTGCGCGAACTCTTCGCCGCAGACGCAAACCGCGCCGAGAACTACACCTTCGACGCCGCCGGCCTGCACGTGGATTTATCCAAAAACCTCATCGATGAAGACGTCCTCCAGCACCTGGTCGAGGTAGCCCGCGCCGCCGACGTGGAAGGCCGGCGCGATGCCATGTTTGCAGGCGAGCACCTCAACAACACCGAGGATCGCGCCGTGCTGCACACCGCGCTGCGCCTGCCGGTAGAAGATGACTTGCACGTCGATGACCAGGATGTCGCCGCCGATGTCCACGAGGTTTTGGGCCGCATGCGCGATTTCGCCACCGCCCTGCGCTCCGGTTCCTGGTTGGGGCATACCGGCCACACCATCAAAAAGGTGGTCAATATCGGCATCGGCGGTTCCGACCTCGGCCCGGCCATGGCCGCACAGGCCCTGCGCTCTTATGAGGTGGCAGGCATTTCCGCGGAGTTCGTCTCCAACGTGGATCCCGCCGATATGGCCGCCACCTTGGACGGGCTCGATGCCGGCTCCACCCTCTTTATCGTCTCCTCCAAGACCTTTACCACCCAGGAAACCCTGACCAATGCGCACGCGGCCCGCCGCTGGCTCATCGAACAATTCGATGGCGATGAATCCGCCGTAGCCAAGCACTTCGTGGCCGTATCCACCAATGCGGAGCAGGTGGAGAAATTCGGCATCGATACGGATAATATGTTCCCGTTCTGGAATTGGGTGGGCGGGCGCTACTCCCTCGATTCCGCCATTGGCCTGTCCTTGATGTGCACCATTGGCCCGATGGACTTCATGCGCTTTTTGGAAGGCTTCCACGCCATGGATGAGCACTTCCGCACCACCCCGCTAGAGCGCAATGTGCCCGTACTCATGGGCTTGCTGGGCATCTGGTACACCAATTTCTTCGGCGCCCAAACCCACGCCGTTCTGCCCTACTCGCAGGACCTCGGCCGCTTCCCGGCCTACCTGCAGCAGCTGACCATGGAATCCAACGGCAAGTCCGTGCGCCGCGATGGCACCGCAGTGACCACTGGGCAGACCGGCGAAATCTACTGGGGCGAGCCGGGCACCAACGGCCAGCACGCCTTTTACCAACTCATGCACCAGGGCACCCGCCTCATCCCAGCGGACTTCATCGGCTTTGCCCGCCCCAAGGAGGACTTCCCCACCGCGGACGGCACCGGCTCGATGCATGACCTGCTCATGGGCAATTTCTTCGCCCAAACCAAGGTGTTGGCCTTTGGCAAGACGGCAGAAGAAATCGCTACCGAAGGCGTTGAGGAAGACCTCGTGCCGCACAAGGTCATGCCGGGCAACCGCCCTACCACCACGATTATGGCCGAGGAGCTTACCCCCTCCACCCTGGGCGCGCTCATCGCGCTCTACGAGCACATCGTCTTTACCCAGGGCATCATCTGGGATATCAATTCCTTCGACCAATGGGGCGTGGAGCTGGGCAAGCAGCAGGCCAATGACCTGGCCCCTGCCGTCTCCGGCAGCCAAGAGGTAGATTCCGGCGACCAGTCCACCGATAAGCTCATCGGCTGGTACCGCGCCAACCGTTAG
- a CDS encoding Na+/H+ antiporter family protein, which produces MNAVLIAVIVMLALALLRVHVVVALFIGAIVGGLLSGMGLDATMVAFQDGLGGGAKIALSYALLGAFAMGVASAGLPQISANFLIAKLGGTGELDPKAAATTKWMLVLGLIAMAVMSQNLIPVHIAFIPLLVPPLLAVMNKLKLDRRLITTCLTFGLITTYMFIPVGFGSIYLNDILLFNIEEAGLDTSTINIMQVMAIPALGMLAGLLIAIFFSYRAPREYEDRPIAAEEHQETPSRYKIWVSILAIIATFAVQIIMQALDFESDGLLVGALTGLGILLISGAVDWKHADDVFTNGMKMMALIGFIMITAQGFASVMTATEEVGPLVDATANLFGTNKFLSAGAMLLVGLVVTMGIGSSFSTLPIISVIYVPLCASLGFSPAATVALIGTAGALGDAGSPASDSTLGPTAGLGADGQHDHIRDSVIPTFIHFNIPLLIAGWAGALML; this is translated from the coding sequence ATGAACGCAGTACTCATCGCCGTCATCGTCATGCTCGCGCTTGCCCTCCTGCGCGTGCACGTGGTGGTGGCGCTTTTCATCGGTGCAATCGTCGGCGGCCTCCTATCCGGCATGGGCCTCGATGCCACCATGGTTGCCTTCCAGGACGGGCTCGGCGGCGGCGCCAAGATTGCCTTAAGTTATGCCCTCTTGGGCGCCTTCGCGATGGGTGTTGCCTCCGCCGGGCTGCCGCAGATCTCGGCCAACTTTCTCATCGCCAAGCTCGGCGGCACCGGCGAATTAGATCCCAAGGCCGCGGCCACCACCAAGTGGATGCTCGTTCTTGGCCTTATTGCCATGGCCGTGATGAGCCAGAACCTCATCCCCGTCCACATTGCCTTCATCCCGCTGCTTGTCCCGCCGCTATTGGCGGTGATGAATAAGCTCAAGCTGGATCGCCGCCTTATCACCACGTGCCTGACCTTCGGCCTTATCACCACCTACATGTTCATTCCGGTGGGCTTCGGGTCCATCTATTTGAACGATATTTTGCTCTTCAATATTGAAGAGGCGGGTCTGGATACCTCCACTATCAATATTATGCAGGTCATGGCCATCCCGGCCCTGGGCATGCTCGCCGGCCTGCTCATCGCCATCTTTTTCAGCTACCGCGCCCCACGCGAGTACGAGGACCGGCCCATTGCCGCCGAAGAGCACCAGGAAACGCCCTCGCGGTATAAAATCTGGGTTTCCATCCTGGCGATTATCGCCACCTTTGCCGTCCAAATCATCATGCAGGCGCTCGATTTCGAATCTGATGGCCTGCTCGTCGGCGCCCTGACCGGCCTGGGCATCTTGCTCATCTCCGGCGCGGTGGATTGGAAGCACGCCGATGACGTATTTACCAACGGCATGAAAATGATGGCCCTTATCGGCTTTATAATGATCACCGCGCAGGGCTTTGCCTCAGTCATGACGGCGACGGAGGAAGTCGGCCCGCTTGTCGATGCCACCGCCAACCTCTTTGGCACCAATAAGTTCCTCTCCGCAGGCGCCATGCTCTTGGTCGGCCTAGTGGTCACCATGGGCATCGGCTCATCCTTTTCCACCCTGCCGATTATCTCCGTTATCTACGTTCCCCTGTGCGCCTCGCTCGGCTTTAGCCCCGCGGCCACGGTGGCGCTCATTGGCACGGCAGGCGCGCTTGGCGATGCCGGCTCCCCCGCCTCCGATTCCACCCTCGGCCCCACCGCCGGCCTCGGCGCCGATGGCCAACACGATCACATCCGTGACTCCGTCATCCCTACCTTTATTCACTTCAATATCCCACTTCTAATCGCCGGCTGGGCGGGCGCGCTCATGCTCTAA
- a CDS encoding chorismate mutase has product MTAEDNESIVDNGLDIRTPTGTDDPLSDAEIQQYREEINRLDQIILDAVKRRTEVSRAVGRTRMSSGGTRLVHTREIAILNEFRAELGEEGPTIASALLRMGRGRLG; this is encoded by the coding sequence ATGACCGCTGAAGATAATGAATCCATCGTTGACAATGGCTTGGATATCCGCACGCCCACCGGCACGGATGATCCCCTATCTGATGCGGAAATCCAGCAGTATCGCGAGGAAATCAACCGCCTTGACCAAATCATCTTGGATGCCGTCAAGCGCCGCACCGAGGTCTCCCGCGCGGTGGGTCGCACCCGCATGAGCTCCGGCGGCACGCGCTTGGTGCACACCCGCGAGATCGCCATCCTCAATGAGTTCCGCGCGGAGCTTGGCGAGGAAGGCCCCACCATCGCCTCTGCCCTGCTGCGCATGGGGCGCGGCCGCCTGGGCTAA
- the pcrA gene encoding DNA helicase PcrA, giving the protein MTNNSPFSPTSTPREPVSGAASRGGFAPSQPEPQNPFGSTPRPAESDPLTQGLNPQQLEAVTHTGRPLLIVAGAGSGKTAVLTRRIAYLMRHRGVNPWESLAITFTNKAAAEMKERVGSLVGPVAERMWVSTFHSICVRILRQNAQLVPGLNTNFTIYDGDDARRLLSMIAKDMQLDLKKYTPRVLANQISNHKNELVGPAEAADKAQQTKNPFETTVADVYAEYQRRLRAANAVDFDDLIGEVVRIFTEHKQVVEFYRRRFKHVLIDEYQDTNHAQYALVAALVGKGELGPDAPELCVVGDSDQSIYAFRGATIRNIEEFERDYPQAHTILLEQNYRSTQTILNAANAVIAKNENRREKNLWTAHGDGESIVGYVADNEHDEARFIAAEIDALADKGHSYSDIAVMYRTNNSSRALEDIFIRSGIPYKVVGGTRFYERREIRDMVAYLRIMDNPDDTVSLRRIINVPKRAIGDKAQGQIALHAENQGISFGKALADVPRGDVPGLGTRAVNAVTKFNDMMEGIRAQIPGMRDEVTGQPDLGELLTAILDATGYKAELEKSNDPQDGARLDNLNELVSVAREFTSEAANQLAAAGADAVDPNELLEEGEAAPGSLQAFLEKVSLVADADQIPDSETGVVTMMTLHTAKGLEFPVVFVAGWEDGQFPHMRSLGNPKELSEERRLAYVGITRAREKLYLTRAILRSAWGNPVTNPASRFLAEIPEDLIDWRREDSDSDLTGSWGADDYQYGRSYRRGSSGAYSGGGGAGFGQRATSSPSQRTRQPAANSMPKNKNLNLAVGDRVNHAKYGLGTVIETAGSGARATVTVDFGSSGKVRLMLIGGVPMEKL; this is encoded by the coding sequence ATGACGAATAACTCTCCATTTAGCCCAACTTCTACCCCGCGCGAACCCGTATCCGGTGCTGCTTCCCGCGGCGGCTTCGCCCCTAGCCAGCCCGAGCCGCAGAACCCCTTTGGCAGCACGCCAAGGCCCGCGGAATCCGATCCTTTAACCCAAGGTTTGAATCCACAGCAATTAGAGGCGGTCACCCATACCGGCAGGCCCCTGCTGATTGTCGCCGGCGCGGGTTCTGGCAAGACCGCGGTACTTACCCGCCGCATCGCGTACCTCATGCGCCACCGCGGGGTAAACCCGTGGGAAAGCCTCGCCATTACCTTTACCAATAAGGCCGCCGCAGAGATGAAGGAGCGCGTGGGTTCCCTGGTCGGTCCGGTGGCCGAGCGCATGTGGGTATCCACCTTCCACTCCATCTGCGTGCGCATCCTGCGCCAGAACGCCCAGCTCGTGCCGGGGCTTAATACCAACTTCACCATTTATGATGGCGACGATGCCCGCAGGCTTCTATCCATGATTGCCAAGGACATGCAGCTGGATCTGAAGAAATACACCCCGCGCGTGCTGGCCAACCAGATCTCCAACCACAAAAACGAGCTCGTGGGCCCGGCCGAGGCAGCCGACAAGGCGCAGCAGACCAAGAACCCCTTTGAGACCACCGTGGCGGATGTCTACGCCGAGTACCAGCGCCGCCTGCGCGCGGCCAATGCGGTGGACTTTGATGACCTCATCGGGGAAGTAGTGCGCATTTTCACCGAGCACAAGCAGGTAGTGGAGTTTTATCGCCGGCGGTTTAAGCACGTGCTCATTGATGAGTACCAGGACACCAACCACGCCCAGTACGCGCTGGTAGCAGCGCTCGTGGGCAAGGGCGAGCTGGGTCCTGATGCCCCAGAGTTGTGCGTGGTGGGTGATTCCGATCAGTCCATTTATGCCTTCCGCGGCGCCACCATCCGCAATATCGAGGAATTCGAGCGCGACTACCCGCAGGCGCACACCATCTTATTGGAGCAGAACTATCGCTCCACGCAGACCATCTTGAACGCGGCTAATGCCGTGATTGCGAAAAACGAGAACCGCCGGGAGAAAAACCTGTGGACCGCGCACGGCGATGGCGAATCCATCGTGGGGTATGTGGCGGATAACGAACACGATGAAGCCCGTTTTATCGCCGCAGAGATCGACGCGCTGGCGGATAAGGGCCACAGCTATTCCGATATCGCCGTGATGTACCGGACCAATAATTCCTCCCGCGCGCTGGAGGATATCTTCATTCGCTCCGGCATTCCCTATAAGGTCGTGGGCGGGACGCGCTTTTACGAACGCCGCGAAATCCGCGATATGGTGGCCTACCTGCGCATTATGGATAACCCCGACGATACGGTGAGCCTGCGCCGCATCATCAATGTTCCCAAGCGCGCCATCGGCGATAAGGCCCAGGGCCAGATTGCCCTGCACGCGGAAAACCAGGGGATAAGCTTTGGCAAGGCGCTTGCCGATGTCCCCCGGGGCGACGTCCCCGGCCTTGGCACCCGCGCCGTCAATGCCGTTACCAAGTTCAACGACATGATGGAGGGCATCCGCGCACAAATCCCCGGCATGCGCGATGAGGTGACCGGCCAGCCCGATCTGGGCGAACTGCTCACCGCCATCCTGGATGCCACCGGATATAAGGCGGAGCTAGAAAAATCCAACGACCCGCAGGATGGCGCGCGCCTCGATAACCTCAATGAGCTGGTATCCGTGGCCCGCGAATTTACCTCGGAGGCCGCCAACCAGCTGGCCGCCGCCGGGGCGGATGCGGTCGATCCCAATGAGCTATTAGAAGAAGGCGAAGCCGCGCCGGGCTCGCTGCAGGCCTTTTTGGAAAAGGTCTCCCTGGTCGCAGATGCGGATCAGATCCCGGATTCTGAGACTGGGGTAGTGACCATGATGACCCTGCATACGGCCAAGGGCTTGGAGTTTCCCGTCGTCTTTGTCGCCGGCTGGGAGGACGGCCAATTCCCGCACATGCGCTCACTGGGTAACCCGAAGGAATTAAGCGAAGAACGCCGCCTGGCCTATGTGGGCATCACCCGCGCCCGTGAAAAGTTGTACCTCACGCGCGCCATCTTGCGCTCTGCGTGGGGCAATCCGGTGACCAATCCCGCCAGTCGCTTCCTCGCCGAGATCCCAGAGGATCTCATCGACTGGCGGCGAGAGGATTCCGATAGTGACCTCACCGGTTCCTGGGGAGCCGATGACTATCAATATGGCCGGAGCTATCGCCGCGGTTCTAGTGGCGCCTATTCCGGTGGTGGGGGTGCTGGGTTTGGCCAGCGCGCTACGTCTTCCCCTTCGCAACGCACTCGCCAGCCTGCAGCTAATTCCATGCCGAAGAATAAGAACCTCAACCTTGCTGTGGGAGACCGCGTCAACCACGCCAAGTACGGGCTCGGAACCGTAATTGAAACGGCCGGTTCCGGTGCCCGCGCCACGGTGACCGTGGACTTTGGTTCCTCCGGCAAGGTGCGGCTCATGCTCATCGGTGGTGTGCCGATGGAAAAGCTCTAG